The proteins below are encoded in one region of Malaclemys terrapin pileata isolate rMalTer1 chromosome 8, rMalTer1.hap1, whole genome shotgun sequence:
- the PHGDH gene encoding D-3-phosphoglycerate dehydrogenase isoform X1, translating to MAFATLSKVLLSDNLDPCCKQLLQAGGIQALDKPNLSREQLLAEIQDCDGLIVRSATKVTADVIQAAEKLQVIGRAGTGVDNVDVEAATRKGILVMNTPTGNSLSAAELTCGMILSLARQIPQAAASMKEGKWDRKKFMGMELHGKTLGILGLGRIGREVAIRMQAFGMKTIGYDPIITPEDSAAFGVQQLPLEQIWPLCDFITVHTPLLPSTTGLLNDSTFAKCRWGVQVVNCARGGIVDEGALLRALQSGQCGGAGLDVFTEEPPRDRTLVNHPNVISCPHLGASTREAQSRCGKEIALQFVDLAQGKALAGVVNGQALSSALEPQTKPWIALAKALGVLLQTLASPVKGSVQVSTLGAPLQKAGSYLSPAVATGLLEGAAQKDVNLVNGLLLAQEAGLKVTATHSNAVPELYNGDSLLQVTLQGTPSRLMGSVQGSTPILQELNGANFKQPVPLTGHLLLYRAKAANASTLPAVIGLLGKARVQLQSYHSSCAVAGEQWSILGISSAVGALGEMEQHVTEVFQLTL from the exons ATGGCCTTCGCCACCCTGAGCAAGGTGCTGCTCAGCGACAACCTGGACCCCTGCTGCAAGCAGCTGCTGCAGGCCGGCGGCATCCAGGCGCTGGACAAGCCCAACCTGAGCCGGGAGCAGCTGCTGGCGGAGATCCAG GACTGCGATGGGCTCATTGTCCGTTCAGCGACCAAAGTGACCGCAGACGTCATCCAGGCCGCTGAGAAGCTGCAGGTGATCGGGCGGGCGGGCACCGGCGTCGACAATGTGGACGTGGAGGCAGCTACGAGGAAGGGCATCCTGGTGATGAA CACGCCCACCGGGAACAGCCTGAGCGCAGCAGAGCTTACCTGCGGGATGATCCTGAGCCTGGCCAG GCAAATCCCCCAAGCAGCCGCCTCGATGAAGGAGGGAAAGTGGGACCGCAAGAAG TTCATGGGAATGGAACTTCACGGGAAAACCCTGGGCATCCTGGGCCTTGGCCGCATCGGCAGAGAAGTGGCCATCAGGATGCAGGCCTTCGGGATGAAG ACCATAGGGTACGATCCCATCATCACACCCGAGGACTCGGCTGCCTTCGGAGTGCAGCAGCTGCCCTTGGAACAGATCTGGCCCCTGTGCGACTTCATCACGGTGCACACGCCGCTCCTGCCCTCCACCACAG GGTTACTGAATGACAGCACCTTTGCCAAGTGCCGGTGGGGTGTGCAGGTGGTGAACTGTGCCCGAGGGGGCATTGTGGATGAGGGGGCGCTGCTCCGGGCACTGCAGTCTGGCCAGTGTGGGGGGGCCGGCCTCGACGTCTTCACTGAG GAGCCACCCCGGGACCGCACCCTGGTGAACCATCCCAATGTGATCAGCTGCCCTCACCTGGGCGCCAGCACCCGGGAAGCACAGAGTCGCTGTGGCAAAGAAATCGCCCTTCAGTTTGTGGACCTGGCCCAGGGGAAGGCGCTGGCTGGCGTG GTAAATGGCCAGGCTCTCAGCAGCGCCTTGGAACCTCAGACCAAGCCCTGGATCGCCCTGGCTAAAGCCCTCGGTGTGCTGCTGCAGACACTGGCCAGCCCAGTGAAGGGAAGCGTGCAGGTCTCCACACTGG GAGCGCCTTTGCAGAAGGCTGGGAGTTACCTGAGCCCTGCCGTGGCTACCGGGCTGCTAGAAGGAGCAGCACAAAAGGATGTGAACCTGGTGAAcgggctgctgctggcccaggaggctgggctgaag GTCACGGCCACTCACAGCAACGCAGTGCCAGAGCTGTACAACGGTGACAGCCTCCTGCAGGTCACCCTACAGGGGACCCCCTCCAGGCTAATGGGCTCAGTCCAAGGCAGCACCCCTATCCTGCAGGAGCTCAACGGAGCCAACTTCAAGCAGCCAGTTCCTCTCACCGGCCACCTGCTGCTGTACAGAGCCAAAGCTGCCAACGCCAGCACACTGCCCGCAGTGATCG ggctgctggggaaggCTCGGGTACAGCTCCAGTCCTACcacagctcctgtgctgtggcTGGAGAACAGTGGAGCATCTTGGGAATCTCTTCAGCAGTCGGTGCCCTCGGTGAAATGGAGCAGCATGTGACAGAGGTCTTCCAGCTGACGCTCTAG
- the PHGDH gene encoding D-3-phosphoglycerate dehydrogenase isoform X2 — MAFATLSKVLLSDNLDPCCKQLLQAGGIQALDKPNLSREQLLAEIQDCDGLIVRSATKVTADVIQAAEKLQVIGRAGTGVDNVDVEAATRKGILVMNTPTGNSLSAAELTCGMILSLARQIPQAAASMKEGKWDRKKFMGMELHGKTLGILGLGRIGREVAIRMQAFGMKTIGYDPIITPEDSAAFGVQQLPLEQIWPLCDFITVHTPLLPSTTGLLNDSTFAKCRWGVQVVNCARGGIVDEGALLRALQSGQCGGAGLDVFTEEPPRDRTLVNHPNVISCPHLGASTREAQSRCGKEIALQFVDLAQGKALAGVVNGQALSSALEPQTKPWIALAKALGVLLQTLASPVKGSVQVSTLGAPLQKAGSYLSPAVATGLLEGAAQKDVNLVNGLLLAQEAGLKVTATHSNAVPELYNGDSLLQVTLQGTPSRLMGSVQGSTPILQELNGANFKQPVPLTGHLLLYRAKAANASTLPAVIAVGALGEMEQHVTEVFQLTL, encoded by the exons ATGGCCTTCGCCACCCTGAGCAAGGTGCTGCTCAGCGACAACCTGGACCCCTGCTGCAAGCAGCTGCTGCAGGCCGGCGGCATCCAGGCGCTGGACAAGCCCAACCTGAGCCGGGAGCAGCTGCTGGCGGAGATCCAG GACTGCGATGGGCTCATTGTCCGTTCAGCGACCAAAGTGACCGCAGACGTCATCCAGGCCGCTGAGAAGCTGCAGGTGATCGGGCGGGCGGGCACCGGCGTCGACAATGTGGACGTGGAGGCAGCTACGAGGAAGGGCATCCTGGTGATGAA CACGCCCACCGGGAACAGCCTGAGCGCAGCAGAGCTTACCTGCGGGATGATCCTGAGCCTGGCCAG GCAAATCCCCCAAGCAGCCGCCTCGATGAAGGAGGGAAAGTGGGACCGCAAGAAG TTCATGGGAATGGAACTTCACGGGAAAACCCTGGGCATCCTGGGCCTTGGCCGCATCGGCAGAGAAGTGGCCATCAGGATGCAGGCCTTCGGGATGAAG ACCATAGGGTACGATCCCATCATCACACCCGAGGACTCGGCTGCCTTCGGAGTGCAGCAGCTGCCCTTGGAACAGATCTGGCCCCTGTGCGACTTCATCACGGTGCACACGCCGCTCCTGCCCTCCACCACAG GGTTACTGAATGACAGCACCTTTGCCAAGTGCCGGTGGGGTGTGCAGGTGGTGAACTGTGCCCGAGGGGGCATTGTGGATGAGGGGGCGCTGCTCCGGGCACTGCAGTCTGGCCAGTGTGGGGGGGCCGGCCTCGACGTCTTCACTGAG GAGCCACCCCGGGACCGCACCCTGGTGAACCATCCCAATGTGATCAGCTGCCCTCACCTGGGCGCCAGCACCCGGGAAGCACAGAGTCGCTGTGGCAAAGAAATCGCCCTTCAGTTTGTGGACCTGGCCCAGGGGAAGGCGCTGGCTGGCGTG GTAAATGGCCAGGCTCTCAGCAGCGCCTTGGAACCTCAGACCAAGCCCTGGATCGCCCTGGCTAAAGCCCTCGGTGTGCTGCTGCAGACACTGGCCAGCCCAGTGAAGGGAAGCGTGCAGGTCTCCACACTGG GAGCGCCTTTGCAGAAGGCTGGGAGTTACCTGAGCCCTGCCGTGGCTACCGGGCTGCTAGAAGGAGCAGCACAAAAGGATGTGAACCTGGTGAAcgggctgctgctggcccaggaggctgggctgaag GTCACGGCCACTCACAGCAACGCAGTGCCAGAGCTGTACAACGGTGACAGCCTCCTGCAGGTCACCCTACAGGGGACCCCCTCCAGGCTAATGGGCTCAGTCCAAGGCAGCACCCCTATCCTGCAGGAGCTCAACGGAGCCAACTTCAAGCAGCCAGTTCCTCTCACCGGCCACCTGCTGCTGTACAGAGCCAAAGCTGCCAACGCCAGCACACTGCCCGCAGTGATCG CAGTCGGTGCCCTCGGTGAAATGGAGCAGCATGTGACAGAGGTCTTCCAGCTGACGCTCTAG